The sequence GGTGGCGGAGGTGGACGGGCGCATCGACGGCACCGTGCAGCTCGCGCCGTCCCTGCGTCCCAACGGGCTGCACCGCGCGGAGGTGCAGAAGCTGCTCGTGCACTCGCGGGCCCGGGGACAGGGGCTCGCGTCACGGCTGCTCCAGGAGGTCGAGCAGTTCGCCCGGGGACAGGGGCGCACGTTGCTGGTGCTCGACACGTTGGCGGGCTCGAAGGCGGAGGCCGTCTACCAGCACTTCCAGTGGCAGCGCGCCGGAGAGATTCCCGACTGGGCGCGGCACACCGACGGGGAGCTGCACCCCACGGTCCTCTTCTTCAAACGCCTCACGCCATAGGCATTACGGCGGGAGAACGGCTGCTGGCTTCCCTGGTCCCGGGAGCGCCGAGGGGCGGGGCTTCGCCGCGCCACCCGTGCAGGTGCGGATGCCGCGCGTCTTCATCTGTCATGAGAAGGAGGCCCGGGTGCTCCCCATCGGGCGTGGTGGTTGGAGGACGCGTGATGCGTGGGGCGCGTCCGCTGCTCCAGTAGCGTCCGGAGGCGAAGAAGATGCAGTCCGAGGCATCCAAGGCGACGGGCCGCACCGGCAGGGGGCGCAACAAGGTCCCCAAGGTGTCGCGCGCGGACTCCTCGGAGAAGAAGGGCGGGAAGCTGCGCGGCAATCACTCCACCAAGGCCTGACGTGGCCCGCGGGAGCCTGTGGCCCAGGTGCCCCTATCAGGGATGGTAGGGGTACCGCGCCAGGACCTTCCCCTCTGGCGATACGGCATACAGTTCGTACCAGTGCGCGGAGGGGTTGAATCCAGGTGCTGCCCAGCCGCACTTCTCGACGCGCCGGTTGATCTGCACGAAGTACAGACCGCCATGCTGAGCGACGGAGACCTCCATCGCCTTGG is a genomic window of Corallococcus macrosporus containing:
- a CDS encoding GNAT family N-acetyltransferase — encoded protein: MMISIRRLEQATPDERRALAELLIDSVEGGASVGFLPPLSLDAAEEYWRGVLAALGPGLVLWVAEVDGRIDGTVQLAPSLRPNGLHRAEVQKLLVHSRARGQGLASRLLQEVEQFARGQGRTLLVLDTLAGSKAEAVYQHFQWQRAGEIPDWARHTDGELHPTVLFFKRLTP